Within the Gammaproteobacteria bacterium genome, the region CCTGCTTGTAACATCCACGGAATTGCCCCTCAAGGACACCATAAATACGGCGAAGTTTTTGCTTGGCACGAAGCTGCCCGGCATAATCGGTAAGGCGTGGCTTTTTCTGACCATGCTGACCAGGAGGAGAATTACGCTTCTCAATCGCGCATTTCGCGGTATAACACTTCTCACCCTTCAGAAAGAGCTTTACACCCTCACGACGGCACAAGCGGCATTTTGATCCTGTGTATTTAGCCACAGCTACTCTCCAATTTTAAACACGACGCTTCTTCGGCGGCCGGCAACCATTGTGCGGGATCGGAGTAACGTCAGTAATACTATTTATTTTAAAACCTGCAGCATGCAGCGCACGTACCGCAGACTCCCGGCCAGGCCCAGGGCCTTTTACGAGAACGTCTAAGTTCTTCATTCCAAACTCTTGAACAATAGATCCCGCTTTCTCTGCAGCAACCTGAGCCGCAAAAGGTGTACTCTTACGAGAACCACGGAATCCCGAGCTACCTGAGGTCGCCCAAGACAAGGCGTTTCCCTGGCGGTCGGTAATAGTTATAATTGTGTTATTAAAAGAAGCGTAGACATGCGCTACGCCGTCGACCACATTCTTTTTTACACGCTTGCGCGTACGCGTGCTGACTTTTGCCATATCCGGTTCCTAGCTCTGTTGAATTATTTGCGTATCGCTTTGCGCGGACCCTTTCGAGTCCTCGCATTGGTACGAGTACGCTGACCACGGGCAGGCAGTCCACGGCGATGACGCAGCCCGCGATAGCTAC harbors:
- the rpsK gene encoding 30S ribosomal protein S11 translates to MAKVSTRTRKRVKKNVVDGVAHVYASFNNTIITITDRQGNALSWATSGSSGFRGSRKSTPFAAQVAAEKAGSIVQEFGMKNLDVLVKGPGPGRESAVRALHAAGFKINSITDVTPIPHNGCRPPKKRRV